TCTGGCCTCCTTCTGGCTTTCTTTCATCTTTTTTCAATTGGCCCTCTTTGCCTTCCGCAAGGAAGCCCATCCCTCTCCTTCCTGGTATGCTACCGGATATCTACTGGTAATTTTTTGCTTCTCCGGTCTGCTTTCCTCGGGGGACGAAAATTTTCAATTCTTCGGCTGGAATTTTCCCTGGGGAGGGGTCCTCGGTTACCTGATCTTTCATCGCCTCGAATTATTATTAAATCCACCGGGGACCCATATCTTTTTAATCGTCTTATTGCTGACCGGCTTTATCCTCATTACCCGGGTTTCCCTGGCCCGGTTGGGAGAACGGGTCCAGATCTGGCTTTTCAGCCAGGGGAGCCACCTGCGCGACGGGTTCCAAAAAAACCGGGAAAGAAAGCGAAAGGCCAGGTCCCTGCGGGTGGAAATGGAGATCCAGAAAGAAAAAGAATCCCGGCCACCTATGATTATCCAAAGCCCGGCCGTTAAACCGGCGGCGCCGCCACCCCGTCCCCAACCGCAACAGGAACAATTTGTCTTCATGAAGGACCCAGGGGACTTCGAACTGCCCCCCCTTTCCCTGTTGGATACCTATGAAAAAAAAGATCAGGAGATCCAACAGCAGAGCCTGATCATGAACTCCCGACTCCTGGAGAAAAAATTAAAGGATTTCGGAGTCGATGGCCAGGTCACCGAGGTTTCCCCCGGGCCGGTGGTCACCATGTACGAATTTGAACCGGCCCCCGGAGTCAAGATCAGCCGGATCACCGGCCTTTCCGATGATCTGGCCATGGCCATGCGGGCCGTCAGCATCCGTATTGTCGCCCCTCTCCCGGGCAAATCGGTCATCGGCATAGAAATCCCCAACAGCCAAAGGGAGACCGTGGGGCTGAAAGACATCCTGGCCTCTCAGGATTTTTCAGGTTCCAAATCCAAATTGACCCTGGCCCTGGGCAAGGATATCCTGGGCTTTCCGGTGGTCACCAACCTGGCCAAAATGCCCCATCTGTTGATTGCCGGGGCCACCGGCACGGGTAAAAGTGTCTGTCTGAACGCCCTGATCAGCAGCATCCTTTTCAAGGCCAGACCCGAGGAGGTCCGTTTTTTCTTTATCGACCCTAAACGGATTGAACTGTTGCCCTATGAGGGGATCCCCCACCTCCTCCATGAAGTGGTTACCGAACCCAAAATGGCCACCCGGGTCCTGCGCTGGGCCATCCGGGAGATGGAGGACCGCTACCAGAAGATGGCCGACAAAGGGGCCCGGAATCTCGACACCTATAACCAAAGGCTGCTCAAGGAAAAAAAAGGAACCCCGGGGAAATATCCCGAAGAATGGCTGCCCTATGTGGTCATTGTCATTGATGAGTTGGCCGATCTGATGCTGGTATCCTCAAGGGATGTCGAAGAGTACCTGACCCGCCTGGCCCAGATGGCCCGGGCCGCCGGGATTCATCTGCTCCTGGCCACCCAGCGCCCTTCGGTGGATATACTGACAGGCATTATCAAAGCCAATTTCCCGGCCCGCATATCTTTTCAGGTCTCCTCCAAAACCGACTCCCGGACCATCCTCGATGCCAACGGGGCCGAGGCCCTCCTGGGAGCAGGGGATATGCTCTTCCTCCCACCTGGGGTCTCCAAGTTGCAGCGCATCCATGGGGCCTTTGTTTCCGAAGCGGAAATCAAGCGGTTGACCGATTTCTTAAAAAACCAGAAGGAGGCCGTCTACGATGAATCCCTTTTGGTCATGGAGGAATCGGAACCGGCCGAAGCGGATGAAGATCAGGACGAAAAATATGAGGCCGCGGTCCAGATCGTCAAAGAAACCCGCCAGGTCTCCATCTCCATGATCCAGCGCAAACTGCGTATCGGTTATAACCGGGCCGCCCGATTAGTGGAAATAATGGAGCGGGAAGGGATCGTCAGCTCAAGTGAAGGCGGCCGTCCCCGGGAAGTCTTGATCAAGAATTTTTGACGCCTAGCCAGCGGTGAAATCAGTTTTTCAAAAATCTAAACTGATACAAATTTTTTCATAACAGCATCGTCAATCGCCGAAGACGGTCTGGGGCAGATTATACCTGTTTCACATGATATCGCGACAATCGATGGTGTTATAAGGATTTTGACATGGAGGGCCCATGGCTACGTGCATCCTTCGTTCACTGAATTCAAAAATCATAGAGGCATTGGTCTGGACTTGGTTCAACGAATTGATTCGCGGGTCGGAGTGCCAGCAGATTGAATAAGGATGATCGAAGTGATCGGTCAGGATTCGCTTCAGGGTATCGACCGTTATATTCCCCCGGTCCCTCGTGATTAACTTACGGGCACGATGATAGCGCGTCAGCGTGTTGGGGAAGATCGCCGGCAACTGGTCTTTAATTTTAGGATTTTGGAGAGTAAAATGGTTGGAATGGGCCAGAACCCCTCCTTCTTCCCAAATTACATTGTAATCGAAAGGGGCGGCTTCAAGGCAGACCGCTTCCCCTTCATGGTGAACGATCATATAATTATTTGATGAAGCCCGATCTGCGGCAAGCACAGCGGTCATAACGTCGTTCAACTTTGAGGCTCGCAGTGCCTTGTGGATGAGGACATGCAGCGGTACGCCGATATGCCAGTTATCCGAAGCCAGCGCATTGGCCACAATGGCAATCCCGGCCGAATTAAATCCGTCGCGCCCTAAGAGACCGGCCTCAGTCAGGGAGACCGTGGCCGGGCCATCGGTCCGCTTTTTTCTGAGAATTACCCCCAATTTTTGAGCTGATGCGGTCCAATCCCAGTTCTTACCGACCAGGGTTGTCCGTTGAAGCGTCGCTTCGGGCATGGCCGCCAAAGTAGTGCAGCCCTCAAATCCTCCCAAAGAGGCGGTTAATTTCAGTTCGGTCTTTATATGCAGGACGAGTATCTCCTCGAAACGACACCCCGCACCCAGAGCCACCCCGCGCATTTCAATCAACGAAGGGAGGTCATAGGCCTCAATCGCCGGAAGGAATTTTCGACCCATGGATAAGGCCTCCTCCCATCCGATTTTGAGATCCTCCTGGAAAGCTTTCCTATAGGTATTAAGGGCGAGATGAATAAGTTCACGGCACTGTATTCCATATTCAAAACCACAGGCTTCCGCATCGCCTTCGACGGTCACAACGGGAAAATCCGTAGATAAACTCAAGTCAAACCCTTTTTGATGTTGGCACTTTGCCAACAAACTTTACCGGCCCGTATGAGGCGGCCTGGAAGTTCTTTCTTAATGATTTCTCTTGCAAATCCAGCACAGCCTATCAACTTTTCGAGATTAATTCCCGTGTCAATCCCCATTTCCTCCAACATATTGACCAGGTCTTCCGTGGCCACATTACCGGAGGCCCCCGGGGCATAGGGACAGCCGCCCAAACCCCCGATGGAGCCGTCAAATATAAGGACCCCCTGTTGCAGTGCGGCCAGGATATTGGCCAGGGCCAGTCCCCGAGTATCATGAAAGTGCAGGGATAGTGCTGTTTGGCCGAAGCGGGGTGTGATCTGTTCAAGCAGACGACTGACCATCAGGGGATTGGCCATTCCGGTGGTATCTCCCAGGGCGATTTCGTGTACTCCCAGGGCCTGGTATTCCTCGATGATAAATTCAACCTTTTCCGGACCGACCTTGCCTTCATAGGGACAACCAAAGGCCGTGACAATGTATCCCCTCATCCGGATCTTGCTGGCCAGGGCCTTTTCGGCAATATTTCGGAATCCCTTCAGGGAATC
Above is a genomic segment from Deltaproteobacteria bacterium containing:
- a CDS encoding DNA translocase FtsK → MPKEDTPQRSITYEILGLALGAVGILLLLALLSHHPADPSFSSPPMANWPIKNWVGKFGSYLSTFLFEWLGLASFWLSFIFFQLALFAFRKEAHPSPSWYATGYLLVIFCFSGLLSSGDENFQFFGWNFPWGGVLGYLIFHRLELLLNPPGTHIFLIVLLLTGFILITRVSLARLGERVQIWLFSQGSHLRDGFQKNRERKRKARSLRVEMEIQKEKESRPPMIIQSPAVKPAAPPPRPQPQQEQFVFMKDPGDFELPPLSLLDTYEKKDQEIQQQSLIMNSRLLEKKLKDFGVDGQVTEVSPGPVVTMYEFEPAPGVKISRITGLSDDLAMAMRAVSIRIVAPLPGKSVIGIEIPNSQRETVGLKDILASQDFSGSKSKLTLALGKDILGFPVVTNLAKMPHLLIAGATGTGKSVCLNALISSILFKARPEEVRFFFIDPKRIELLPYEGIPHLLHEVVTEPKMATRVLRWAIREMEDRYQKMADKGARNLDTYNQRLLKEKKGTPGKYPEEWLPYVVIVIDELADLMLVSSRDVEEYLTRLAQMARAAGIHLLLATQRPSVDILTGIIKANFPARISFQVSSKTDSRTILDANGAEALLGAGDMLFLPPGVSKLQRIHGAFVSEAEIKRLTDFLKNQKEAVYDESLLVMEESEPAEADEDQDEKYEAAVQIVKETRQVSISMIQRKLRIGYNRAARLVEIMEREGIVSSSEGGRPREVLIKNF
- a CDS encoding hydroxymethylglutaryl-CoA lyase codes for the protein MNLPSSVSIVEVGPRDGLQNEAEFVPTDQKIALIECLSETGLKRIEITSFVHPKAIPQLQDSEEVVKRIPKKPGIIYATLVPNEKGLERALTAGVEEIGLFVSASEAHNQKNVRMSIADSLKGFRNIAEKALASKIRMRGYIVTAFGCPYEGKVGPEKVEFIIEEYQALGVHEIALGDTTGMANPLMVSRLLEQITPRFGQTALSLHFHDTRGLALANILAALQQGVLIFDGSIGGLGGCPYAPGASGNVATEDLVNMLEEMGIDTGINLEKLIGCAGFAREIIKKELPGRLIRAGKVCWQSANIKKGLT